A single genomic interval of Longimicrobium sp. harbors:
- a CDS encoding efflux RND transporter periplasmic adaptor subunit, whose product MRAAAAASVLVLAACGRDSDAAVAKGPAEIVLGPEAIEIVSTREVSSGPTLSGTLAAEREAAVTAQLGGTVLQVTADRGQPVRAGQTLGRIDDSAIRDAVISAQSGVRSAQISVSTAQRNSERAATLNQAGAVADRDLELARSQLAAGQAQLADARTRLAQARKQQSNTIISAPISGIVSARPVSAGDVVQPGTPLFTIIDPGSMRLEAAVPAEQLSALRVGTPVRFTISAYPGRTFTGTIQRISPAADPATRQIPVVVTIPNQDGVLVSGLFAEGRVQAEARQAVTVPADAVDERGVAPSVLRLRGGKAERVTVQLGARDSDTDRVEVITGLAPGDTVLVGAAVGTTPGAKVRVRAAGAAPAR is encoded by the coding sequence ATGCGCGCCGCAGCCGCGGCGTCGGTGCTGGTGCTTGCGGCTTGCGGGCGGGATTCGGACGCGGCGGTGGCCAAGGGGCCGGCGGAGATCGTGCTGGGACCGGAGGCGATTGAGATCGTTTCCACCCGCGAGGTGTCGAGCGGGCCCACCCTTTCCGGCACGCTGGCGGCGGAGCGCGAGGCGGCGGTGACGGCGCAGCTCGGCGGGACGGTGCTGCAGGTGACGGCGGACCGCGGGCAGCCGGTGCGCGCGGGGCAGACGCTGGGGCGCATCGACGACTCCGCGATCCGCGACGCGGTGATCTCCGCCCAGTCCGGGGTGCGGTCGGCGCAGATCAGCGTGAGCACGGCGCAGCGCAACTCGGAGCGCGCCGCCACCCTCAACCAGGCCGGCGCCGTGGCGGACCGCGACCTGGAGCTGGCGCGCAGCCAGCTGGCTGCGGGGCAGGCGCAGCTCGCCGATGCCCGCACGCGGCTGGCGCAGGCGCGCAAGCAGCAGTCCAACACCATCATCTCGGCGCCGATCAGCGGCATCGTGAGCGCGCGGCCGGTGAGCGCGGGCGACGTGGTGCAGCCGGGGACGCCGCTCTTCACCATCATCGACCCCGGCAGCATGCGGCTGGAGGCGGCGGTGCCGGCGGAGCAGCTCAGCGCGCTGCGGGTGGGCACACCGGTGAGGTTCACCATCAGCGCGTACCCGGGGCGCACCTTTACCGGCACCATCCAGCGCATCTCCCCCGCGGCCGACCCGGCCACGCGGCAGATCCCGGTGGTGGTGACGATCCCCAACCAGGACGGGGTGCTGGTCTCCGGCCTCTTCGCCGAGGGGCGGGTTCAGGCGGAAGCGCGGCAGGCGGTGACGGTGCCGGCCGACGCGGTGGACGAGCGCGGCGTGGCGCCCAGCGTGCTGCGGCTGCGCGGCGGCAAGGCGGAGCGGGTGACGGTGCAGCTCGGCGCGCGCGACTCGGACACGGACCGCGTGGAGGTGATCACGGGTTTGGCGCCGGGCGACACGGTGCTGGTGGGGGCGGCGGTCGGCACCACGCCGGGAGCCAAGGTACGGGTGCGCGCCGCCGGCGCCGCCCCGGCACGGTAA